A window of the Mucilaginibacter sp. cycad4 genome harbors these coding sequences:
- the rfbC gene encoding dTDP-4-dehydrorhamnose 3,5-epimerase codes for MTIIPTPLEGCLLIKPRIFNDDRGYFFESFNQQRFADATGFNVNFVQDNQSYSTKGVLRGLHLQKGPFSQAKLVRVTKGQVLDVAVDLRKGSATYGQYHGELLTEENNEQFFIPRGFAHGFIVLSDEAVFQYKCDNYYNKESEGGLHYADPDLNIDWQLSGGDVLVSDKDLELPFLKDAPDFGF; via the coding sequence ATGACCATAATACCAACCCCGCTTGAGGGATGTTTACTAATAAAACCCCGCATTTTTAATGATGATCGTGGTTACTTTTTTGAATCGTTTAACCAACAGCGATTTGCTGATGCCACAGGCTTCAATGTTAATTTTGTACAGGATAATCAATCATACTCAACCAAAGGTGTATTACGTGGCCTGCACCTGCAAAAAGGCCCGTTTTCGCAGGCTAAGCTGGTTAGGGTAACCAAGGGCCAGGTATTGGATGTGGCTGTCGACCTGCGCAAAGGATCTGCAACTTATGGACAGTATCATGGTGAGCTTTTAACCGAAGAAAATAACGAGCAATTTTTTATTCCACGTGGATTTGCCCATGGTTTTATCGTATTGAGCGACGAGGCCGTATTTCAATATAAGTGCGACAATTACTATAACAAAGAGTCGGAAGGTGGTTTGCACTATGCCGACCCGGACTTAAATATTGATTGGCAGCTTAGCGGGGGCGATGTGCTGGTGTCTGATAAAGACCTTGAACTCCCGTTTTTAAAAGATGCCCCTGATTTTGGGTTCTGA
- the cysD gene encoding sulfate adenylyltransferase subunit CysD: MHKYYLTHLQELESEAIYVIREVVAQFDRPAILFSGGKDSIVVTHLAKKAFWPAKIPMPLIHIDTGHNFPETMEFRDKLVENLGVQLIVGSVQESINKGRAVEESGINASRNELQIVTLLDTIESNKIDAAIGGARRDEEKARAKERFFSHRDEFGQWDPKNQRPELWNIFNGRKRMGEHFRVFPISNWTEMDIWNYILQENIAIPSLYFAHQRNAVYRDNTWLPASEFLQLREGETIENKLMRFRTLGDITITGGIESDADTLEKIVAEVSATRSTERGNRSDDKRSDTSMEDRKKQGYF, from the coding sequence ATGCATAAATATTATCTTACTCATCTGCAGGAATTAGAATCGGAGGCCATTTACGTTATCAGGGAAGTGGTTGCACAATTTGATCGTCCTGCCATCCTGTTTTCGGGCGGGAAAGACTCTATTGTTGTAACACACCTGGCAAAAAAGGCATTCTGGCCCGCTAAAATCCCAATGCCCCTAATCCATATTGATACCGGCCATAACTTTCCTGAAACTATGGAGTTCAGGGATAAGCTGGTTGAAAACCTTGGCGTACAGCTTATTGTAGGCTCGGTTCAGGAATCAATTAACAAAGGCCGTGCAGTTGAGGAAAGCGGTATCAACGCCAGCCGCAACGAGTTACAGATAGTAACCCTGCTTGATACCATTGAAAGCAATAAAATAGATGCTGCTATTGGCGGCGCACGCCGTGACGAGGAAAAAGCCCGTGCTAAAGAGCGTTTCTTCAGTCACCGCGACGAATTTGGGCAGTGGGACCCCAAAAACCAGCGCCCCGAGCTCTGGAACATCTTTAACGGCCGCAAGCGCATGGGCGAACACTTCCGCGTGTTCCCGATCAGTAACTGGACCGAAATGGATATCTGGAACTATATCTTGCAAGAAAACATAGCTATACCTTCATTATACTTTGCACACCAGCGTAACGCCGTTTACCGCGACAATACCTGGTTGCCGGCTTCTGAGTTTTTACAGCTTCGCGAGGGTGAAACTATAGAAAACAAGCTGATGCGTTTTCGTACCCTGGGCGATATCACCATCACCGGCGGTATCGAATCAGACGCCGATACGCTGGAGAAGATAGTTGCCGAAGTATCAGCCACCCGCAGCACCGAACGAGGCAACCGAAGCGATGATAAGCGCTCGGATACTTCAATGGAAGACAGGAAAAAACAAGGTTATTTTTAA
- the cysN gene encoding sulfate adenylyltransferase subunit CysN: MSLQAVKPGAKYTTTMELLRFTTAGSVDDGKSTLIGRLLYDSKSIFEDQMEAVKQSSERKGLQHVDLSLLTDGLRSEREQGITIDVAYRYFATPKRKFIIADTPGHIQYTRNMVTGASTANLALVLIDARKGVVEQTCRHSFIASLLKIPHIIVCVNKMDLVDYSEEAFNKVVEQYEAFAAKIDVTDIRFVPISALAGDNVVNDSENMSWYKGESLLHTLETIHIASDENHSDARFPVQTVIRPHADEYHDYRGYAGRIAGGIFRPGDKITVLPSGLTSAIKSIDTYSGPVEEAFAPMSVSITLEDDIDVSRGDMIVKDDSEPQVSQDLDAMICWMATRSPRPGAKYHLKTTTREVMSIIKEVYYKLDINTLEKQEENTDIKMNEMVKIRLRTTQPVVFDEYRKNRITGSLILVDESTNETVAAGTFL; the protein is encoded by the coding sequence ATGAGCCTTCAGGCAGTCAAGCCCGGAGCAAAATATACCACCACAATGGAATTATTACGTTTTACTACAGCAGGTAGTGTTGACGATGGGAAAAGCACCCTTATAGGGCGCTTACTATACGATTCAAAATCCATCTTTGAAGACCAGATGGAAGCTGTAAAACAATCGAGCGAACGAAAAGGACTTCAGCATGTTGATTTGTCGTTATTAACCGATGGCCTACGTTCAGAACGCGAGCAGGGTATCACCATTGATGTAGCCTATCGCTATTTTGCCACTCCCAAACGCAAATTTATCATTGCCGATACTCCTGGTCATATCCAGTATACCCGCAACATGGTTACCGGCGCTTCAACCGCCAATCTTGCCCTGGTGCTTATTGATGCCCGCAAAGGCGTGGTTGAGCAAACCTGCCGCCACTCGTTCATTGCATCGCTTTTAAAAATTCCGCACATTATTGTTTGTGTAAATAAAATGGATTTGGTTGATTACAGCGAAGAAGCATTTAACAAAGTAGTTGAGCAATACGAAGCATTTGCAGCCAAAATTGATGTTACCGATATCCGTTTTGTGCCGATCAGTGCCCTGGCCGGTGATAATGTGGTTAACGACTCGGAAAATATGTCATGGTACAAAGGTGAAAGCCTGCTGCATACATTGGAAACTATCCATATTGCCAGCGATGAAAACCATTCAGATGCGCGTTTCCCGGTACAAACGGTGATCCGTCCGCATGCCGATGAATATCATGATTACCGTGGTTATGCCGGCCGGATAGCAGGCGGCATTTTCAGGCCCGGCGATAAGATCACCGTATTGCCATCAGGATTAACATCGGCCATAAAATCTATCGACACCTATTCGGGGCCGGTTGAGGAAGCTTTTGCACCAATGTCAGTTTCCATTACTTTGGAGGATGATATTGATGTAAGCCGCGGCGATATGATTGTAAAAGATGACAGCGAACCGCAGGTAAGCCAGGACCTTGATGCGATGATTTGCTGGATGGCAACCCGCAGCCCGCGCCCTGGTGCTAAATATCATCTCAAAACCACCACCCGCGAGGTAATGTCGATCATTAAAGAAGTTTATTATAAACTGGATATCAATACGCTTGAAAAACAGGAAGAAAATACTGATATTAAGATGAACGAAATGGTGAAGATCCGTTTACGCACTACCCAACCCGTAGTGTTTGACGAGTATCGCAAAAACCGTATTACCGGCTCATTGATCCTGGTTGATGAATCAACTAATGAAACAGTAGCAGCAGGGACATTCTTGTAA
- a CDS encoding WcaI family glycosyltransferase, translating to MKKRILLISHNFFPEPTGIGKYNGEMMMWLAKNGYDCTVVTTYPYYPYWKVQEPYKNRWYKKEVSAFDNGSLTVYRCPSYVPQNPTGSRRMIQDLSFWSSMFWTVFKLMLTGAKFDLIITIAPPFHLAKLGLMLKKRTGGKLLYHIQDMQIEAAQDLNMISNQKLFDRLYKIEYNILQKADFISSISDGMISKIKAKAKKEVYFFPNWADTAFFSPLPNRGQLKLKWGYAADDIVYLYSGAIGEKQGLEDIILVAEKLQDNKQVKFIICGSGPYKENLIDIAGKKGLTNINFLPVQDKEVFNEFLNMADLHMILQKANASDLVMPSKLTTILAVGGASIITASPGTSLYNVIHDYDLGYITEPGNIDLLAEKILSIKQDKVMEQKRENARNYSLKYLNLDNIMNAFVNDFIG from the coding sequence ATGAAAAAACGGATTTTACTGATCAGTCATAATTTTTTTCCTGAGCCTACCGGTATAGGAAAGTATAACGGAGAAATGATGATGTGGTTGGCTAAAAATGGCTACGATTGTACCGTTGTAACCACCTATCCCTACTATCCATACTGGAAGGTTCAGGAACCATACAAAAACCGCTGGTATAAAAAGGAGGTTTCGGCCTTTGATAATGGTTCTTTGACTGTATACCGCTGCCCCTCTTACGTTCCGCAAAACCCAACCGGCTCAAGAAGAATGATCCAGGATTTGTCGTTTTGGTCATCTATGTTCTGGACGGTTTTTAAACTGATGCTTACGGGAGCAAAGTTCGATCTGATAATCACCATAGCGCCGCCGTTCCATTTAGCCAAGCTGGGCCTGATGCTTAAAAAGCGCACCGGTGGTAAATTGCTTTACCATATACAGGATATGCAAATTGAGGCCGCACAGGACCTTAACATGATATCAAACCAAAAGCTGTTTGATAGGCTATATAAAATTGAATATAATATACTGCAGAAGGCTGATTTTATAAGCAGCATTTCTGATGGGATGATAAGTAAGATAAAGGCAAAGGCAAAAAAAGAAGTTTACTTTTTTCCTAACTGGGCCGATACCGCTTTTTTTTCGCCATTACCAAACCGGGGTCAATTAAAGCTTAAGTGGGGTTACGCGGCAGATGACATAGTTTACCTGTATTCGGGCGCCATAGGCGAAAAACAAGGGCTGGAAGATATTATACTGGTTGCCGAAAAACTGCAGGACAATAAACAGGTGAAATTTATCATCTGCGGATCAGGTCCTTATAAGGAAAACCTGATTGATATTGCAGGTAAAAAAGGCCTCACAAATATTAACTTTTTACCGGTACAGGATAAAGAAGTGTTTAACGAGTTCCTGAACATGGCCGATTTGCACATGATATTGCAAAAAGCCAACGCCAGCGATCTGGTAATGCCATCTAAACTAACAACTATACTGGCAGTAGGCGGCGCAAGCATTATTACAGCATCGCCCGGTACATCATTATATAACGTAATACATGATTACGACCTGGGTTACATTACCGAGCCGGGGAATATTGATTTACTTGCCGAAAAGATATTAAGCATTAAACAGGATAAAGTAATGGAGCAGAAACGCGAAAACGCGCGTAACTATTCGCTTAAATATCTTAACCTGGATAATATAATGAATGCCTTTGTGAACGATTTTATAGGATAA
- a CDS encoding UDP-glucose 6-dehydrogenase, which translates to MKNITKICCIGAGYVGGPTMAVIAKKCPHIKVTVVDLNVQRIDAWNDPDVANIPVYEPGLGEVVAEARGRNLFFSTDVETAIDEAEMIFISVNTPTKTYGAGKGQAADLKWIELCARQIARVAKDNKIIVEKSTLPVRTASAIKDILTHTGNGSQFQILSNPEFLAEGTAMEDLDAPDRVLIGGDSTPEGQNAVQALVDVYANWIPKERILTTNVWSSELSKLTANAFLAQRVSSINSLTELCEKTEANINEVAKAIGTDSRIGPKFLKASVGFGGSCFQKDILNLVYIAKSYGLDEVADYWEQVIIMNDHQKRRFANRIIKNLYNTVNGKKITFLGWAFKKDTNDTREAASIYVADHLLNEQADIAVFDPKVPEKQIYSDLDYLHTRGSEENKKGVTVAIDPYEACKGAHAIAVLTEWDEFKTYDWQKIYDSMLKPAKVFDGRNLLDAQKLEAIGFQVWSIGTSI; encoded by the coding sequence ATGAAAAACATTACTAAGATTTGCTGTATAGGAGCAGGTTATGTAGGTGGTCCTACAATGGCGGTAATAGCAAAAAAATGCCCCCACATTAAAGTTACAGTTGTTGACCTTAACGTACAGCGTATCGACGCCTGGAACGATCCGGATGTAGCAAACATCCCGGTTTATGAGCCAGGTTTGGGCGAGGTTGTTGCCGAAGCCAGAGGACGTAACCTGTTTTTTTCTACAGATGTTGAAACCGCTATTGATGAGGCCGAAATGATCTTCATCTCTGTAAATACCCCAACCAAAACATATGGTGCAGGTAAAGGTCAGGCAGCAGATTTGAAATGGATTGAACTTTGCGCAAGGCAAATTGCCCGTGTTGCAAAAGATAATAAGATCATCGTTGAAAAATCAACCTTACCGGTACGTACCGCAAGCGCTATAAAAGATATCCTTACCCATACAGGTAATGGTTCACAATTCCAGATACTGTCAAATCCTGAGTTTTTGGCCGAAGGTACCGCTATGGAAGATCTGGATGCCCCGGATCGTGTACTTATTGGCGGCGACAGCACACCGGAAGGCCAGAATGCTGTTCAGGCCCTGGTTGACGTTTACGCCAACTGGATTCCAAAAGAGCGGATCCTTACTACAAACGTGTGGTCGTCTGAGTTATCAAAACTTACCGCTAACGCGTTCCTCGCACAACGTGTATCATCAATAAACTCATTAACTGAGCTTTGCGAAAAAACCGAAGCTAACATCAACGAAGTAGCAAAAGCCATTGGAACTGATAGCCGTATTGGTCCTAAATTCCTTAAGGCATCTGTAGGTTTTGGCGGTTCATGTTTTCAGAAAGATATTTTAAACCTTGTTTACATTGCCAAAAGCTATGGTTTGGATGAGGTTGCCGATTATTGGGAGCAGGTAATCATCATGAATGATCACCAGAAAAGGCGCTTTGCAAACAGGATCATCAAAAATCTGTACAATACCGTTAACGGTAAAAAGATCACTTTCCTGGGCTGGGCCTTTAAAAAAGATACTAATGATACCCGCGAAGCCGCATCTATCTACGTAGCAGACCACTTACTGAATGAGCAGGCAGATATTGCAGTGTTTGACCCTAAAGTGCCTGAAAAACAAATCTACAGCGATCTGGACTACCTGCATACCCGCGGCTCCGAAGAAAACAAAAAAGGAGTTACTGTAGCTATAGACCCTTACGAGGCTTGTAAAGGTGCGCACGCCATTGCGGTTTTAACCGAGTGGGATGAGTTTAAAACTTACGATTGGCAAAAAATTTACGATAGCATGTTAAAACCAGCTAAAGTATTTGACGGCCGTAACCTGCTTGATGCACAAAAATTAGAGGCTATTGGTTTCCAGGTTTGGTCTATCGGTACAAGTATTTAG
- the gmd gene encoding GDP-mannose 4,6-dehydratase: protein MKKKALLTGITGQDGAYLTELLLKKGYEVHGIKRRSSLFNTDRIDHLYQDPHDTEVKLILHYGDLSDSTNLIRIIQQVQPDEIYNLGAMSHVKVSFDTPEYTANADGIGTLRLLEAIRILGLEKKTKIYQASTSELYGLVQAVPQSETTPFYPRSPYAVAKMYAYWITVNYREAYGIFACNGILFNHESPLRGETFVTRKITRAVAKIAMGLQDKLFLGNLDAQRDWGHAKDYVEAMYLILQQDTPEDFVIATGVTTRVREFVRLAFAEVGIVVEFKGEGASEKGYVVSCSNPDFQVETGKEIVAVDEKYFRPTEVDLLIGDPTKSKTKLGWEPKYDLQGLVQEMVAADVDLFRREKLLKDSGYAIKNQFE from the coding sequence ATGAAGAAAAAAGCCTTACTTACCGGTATAACCGGCCAGGACGGAGCCTACTTAACCGAGTTGCTGCTTAAAAAGGGATATGAAGTTCACGGTATAAAACGCCGTAGCTCATTGTTTAATACAGATAGGATAGATCACCTGTACCAGGATCCTCATGATACCGAGGTAAAACTGATACTGCACTACGGCGATCTGAGCGATTCAACCAACCTTATCCGCATCATTCAGCAGGTACAACCAGATGAGATCTATAACCTGGGTGCCATGTCGCACGTAAAGGTTAGTTTTGATACACCTGAGTACACCGCTAATGCCGATGGTATTGGTACCCTGCGTTTGCTTGAAGCTATCCGCATTTTAGGTTTAGAGAAAAAAACAAAAATATACCAGGCATCAACATCTGAACTTTATGGTTTGGTACAGGCCGTTCCACAGTCAGAAACTACGCCGTTCTATCCGCGTTCGCCTTATGCAGTGGCAAAAATGTATGCCTACTGGATAACCGTTAACTACCGTGAGGCTTATGGTATTTTTGCTTGTAATGGTATTTTGTTTAATCATGAGAGTCCGCTGCGTGGCGAAACCTTTGTAACCAGAAAAATTACCAGGGCTGTAGCTAAAATAGCTATGGGCTTACAGGATAAATTATTTTTGGGCAACCTTGACGCGCAACGCGACTGGGGCCATGCCAAGGATTATGTAGAAGCCATGTACCTGATATTACAGCAGGACACTCCTGAGGATTTTGTTATTGCCACGGGTGTAACCACAAGGGTAAGGGAATTTGTAAGACTTGCATTTGCCGAAGTAGGCATTGTAGTTGAATTTAAAGGCGAAGGCGCATCTGAAAAAGGATATGTGGTAAGCTGCTCAAACCCCGATTTCCAGGTAGAAACAGGTAAAGAAATTGTAGCTGTTGACGAAAAATATTTCCGCCCTACAGAGGTTGACCTATTGATCGGTGATCCAACAAAATCAAAAACCAAACTGGGCTGGGAACCTAAATATGACCTTCAAGGCTTAGTTCAGGAGATGGTAGCAGCTGATGTTGACTTATTTAGAAGAGAAAAACTGCTTAAGGATTCAGGTTACGCTATCAAAAATCAATTTGAATAG
- the gmd gene encoding GDP-mannose 4,6-dehydratase: MKKVALITGITGQDGAYLTELLLKKGYEVHGVKRRSSLFNTDRIDHLYQDPHDPSPKLILHYGDLSDSTNLIRIIQQVQPDEIYNLGAMSHVKVSFDTPEYTANADGIGTLRILEAIRILNLTKKTKIYQASTSELYGLVQAVPQSETTPFYPRSPYAVAKLYAYWITVNYREAYGMFACNGILFNHESPLRGETFVTRKITRGVAKIAMGLQDKLYLGNLDAQRDWGHAKDYVEAMYLILQQETPEDFVIATGITTYVRDFIRLAFAEVGINIEFKGEGVAERGYVVSCDNPLYQLAAGTEVVAVDPKYFRPTEVELLIGDPTKCQQKLNWKPKYDLQGLIKEMVAADVELFEREKLLKDSGYKIKNQFE, encoded by the coding sequence ATGAAAAAAGTTGCTTTAATAACAGGGATCACCGGCCAGGATGGCGCTTATTTAACCGAGCTACTGCTAAAAAAAGGCTACGAAGTGCATGGTGTAAAAAGAAGGAGCTCGTTATTTAATACCGATAGGATAGATCACCTGTACCAGGATCCGCATGATCCATCGCCAAAACTGATCCTGCATTATGGCGATTTGAGCGACTCTACCAACCTTATCCGCATTATTCAGCAGGTACAGCCCGATGAGATCTATAACCTGGGCGCCATGTCGCACGTAAAGGTGAGTTTTGATACGCCGGAGTATACGGCCAATGCCGATGGTATAGGAACCCTGCGTATCCTTGAAGCTATCAGGATACTTAATCTCACAAAAAAAACAAAAATATACCAGGCATCCACGTCAGAGCTTTATGGGTTGGTACAGGCTGTTCCGCAGTCAGAAACTACACCATTCTATCCACGCTCGCCATACGCGGTTGCTAAACTATACGCCTACTGGATAACCGTAAACTACCGCGAAGCCTATGGCATGTTTGCCTGCAATGGTATTTTATTTAACCACGAAAGCCCATTACGCGGCGAAACTTTTGTTACCCGTAAAATTACCCGCGGCGTTGCCAAAATTGCTATGGGCCTGCAGGATAAACTTTACCTGGGCAACCTTGATGCGCAACGTGATTGGGGCCACGCCAAAGATTATGTAGAGGCTATGTACCTTATACTACAGCAGGAAACCCCCGAGGATTTTGTTATTGCCACAGGTATTACCACCTACGTGCGCGATTTTATTCGTTTGGCTTTTGCCGAAGTGGGTATAAACATTGAGTTTAAAGGCGAAGGTGTTGCCGAGCGTGGCTACGTAGTAAGTTGCGATAACCCCTTATATCAGTTAGCTGCCGGTACCGAGGTTGTAGCGGTTGATCCTAAATACTTTCGCCCTACCGAGGTGGAGCTGTTAATTGGCGACCCAACCAAATGCCAGCAAAAACTAAACTGGAAACCTAAATATGATCTGCAGGGATTAATTAAGGAGATGGTGGCTGCCGATGTAGAGCTGTTTGAAAGAGAAAAATTGTTAAAAGATTCGGGCTATAAAATTAAAAATCAATTCGAATAA
- the rfbA gene encoding glucose-1-phosphate thymidylyltransferase RfbA yields the protein MKGIILAGGSGTRLYPITRAISKQLMPIYDKPMIYYPLSVLMQADIKEILIITTAEDNPGFKRLLGDGSELGCKFEYAIQEKPNGLAQAFVIGEQFIGDDKVALILGDNIFYGTGFNELIRSFNDVEGAAIFAYHVADPERYGVVEFDAEFTALSIEEKPLQPKSKFAVPGLYFYDNSVIQIAKDLEPSPRGEYEITDVNKFYLEQGNLHVGVMDKGTAWLDTGTFDSLSDATEYVRVIEKRQSTKIGCIEEVAYRRGFIDDDQLKLLVNKYIKSGYGKYLQSLLP from the coding sequence ATGAAAGGCATTATTTTAGCAGGAGGGTCAGGTACCCGGCTTTATCCTATAACCAGGGCAATTAGTAAGCAACTAATGCCTATTTACGATAAGCCAATGATATATTACCCATTATCGGTTTTGATGCAGGCGGATATCAAAGAAATTCTGATCATTACCACAGCCGAAGATAATCCCGGTTTTAAACGGTTGTTGGGCGATGGCTCCGAACTGGGCTGTAAATTTGAATATGCTATACAGGAAAAACCTAACGGACTTGCCCAGGCTTTTGTTATTGGCGAGCAATTTATAGGCGATGATAAAGTAGCTTTGATATTGGGAGATAACATATTTTATGGTACCGGATTTAACGAATTGATCCGCAGTTTTAACGATGTTGAAGGCGCTGCTATTTTCGCTTATCATGTGGCCGATCCTGAACGTTACGGTGTGGTTGAGTTTGATGCTGAATTCACGGCCTTATCAATTGAGGAAAAACCTTTGCAGCCAAAATCGAAATTCGCAGTGCCCGGCCTTTATTTTTATGATAACTCGGTAATTCAAATAGCTAAGGATCTTGAACCATCACCGCGCGGTGAGTATGAAATTACCGATGTCAATAAGTTTTACCTTGAACAGGGTAACCTGCATGTTGGCGTTATGGATAAAGGTACAGCCTGGTTGGATACCGGTACATTTGATTCATTGAGCGATGCTACCGAATATGTACGTGTAATTGAAAAACGCCAGTCAACAAAAATCGGGTGTATTGAGGAGGTTGCTTACCGCCGTGGTTTTATCGATGATGACCAGCTGAAGTTATTAGTTAATAAGTATATCAAAAGTGGTTACGGCAAATACTTGCAAAGCCTGCTGCCGTAA
- a CDS encoding GDP-L-fucose synthase, which yields MDKNAKIYIAGHRGMVGSAIYRKLQSEGFTNIITRTSAQLDLRNQQMVTDFFAEEKPDYVFLAAAKVGGIIANNTYRADFLYENLAIQNNIIHNSYLNGVKKLMFLGSSCIYPKMAPQPLKEEYLLTGLLEPTNEPYAIAKIAGIKMCDAYRDQYGCNYISVMPTNLYGLNDNYHAQNSHVLPALIRKFHEAKESNAAEVNIWGTGSPKREFLFADDLAEACYYLMQNYNEPGLVNVGTGEDMSIKDLALLIKDIVGFEGELTFDTTKPDGTPRKLMDVSKLHSFGWHHHTTLKDGITAAYHDFLDQSKVLHER from the coding sequence ATGGATAAAAACGCCAAAATATATATTGCAGGGCATCGTGGTATGGTGGGATCTGCCATTTACCGCAAATTGCAAAGTGAAGGTTTTACCAACATTATAACCCGCACTTCTGCCCAGCTTGATTTACGCAACCAGCAAATGGTAACCGATTTTTTTGCCGAAGAAAAACCGGACTACGTGTTTCTTGCAGCTGCTAAGGTTGGTGGCATTATAGCCAACAATACTTACAGGGCCGATTTTTTGTATGAAAATCTCGCCATCCAAAACAATATCATCCATAACTCATACCTTAACGGTGTTAAAAAGCTGATGTTCCTTGGATCGAGCTGTATTTATCCTAAAATGGCCCCGCAGCCGTTAAAGGAAGAGTATTTGCTTACCGGCTTGCTTGAGCCTACTAATGAGCCTTATGCCATTGCAAAAATTGCAGGGATAAAAATGTGCGATGCCTACCGCGATCAGTATGGTTGTAATTATATATCGGTAATGCCTACCAACCTGTATGGCCTTAATGATAATTACCATGCGCAAAATTCGCACGTGTTGCCGGCGCTTATCCGCAAGTTTCATGAAGCTAAGGAAAGCAATGCCGCCGAAGTTAACATATGGGGAACGGGCAGTCCAAAACGCGAATTTTTATTTGCCGATGACCTTGCCGAAGCTTGTTATTACTTAATGCAAAATTATAATGAGCCGGGACTTGTAAACGTGGGTACCGGCGAAGATATGTCCATAAAGGATCTGGCCTTATTAATAAAGGATATTGTTGGTTTTGAAGGCGAATTGACCTTTGATACCACAAAACCTGATGGAACCCCGCGCAAATTAATGGATGTGAGCAAATTGCATAGCTTTGGCTGGCACCACCACACCACATTGAAGGATGGCATAACCGCCGCTTATCATGATTTCCTTGATCAAAGCAAGGTGCTCCATGAAAGGTAA
- the rfbD gene encoding dTDP-4-dehydrorhamnose reductase: protein MQNIIVFGASGQLGNCLKKVAGDREISYIHFLPEDEADILRNDLLNIVFEKYRPAFAINCAAYTAVDKAEDDVDLARAINKTGAANLAKQCKAYGATLVQISTDFIFKGDVASPLTEEAIAEPISVYGVTKLEGEQAIAEILDEYYTIRTSWLYSEYGNNFVKTMLKLGAERDELKIIADQVGTPTYAIDLAEAILAIITAGKKAYGIYHYSNEGVTSWYDFAKGIFDISGTGVKVFPIRTSEFPTKAQRPAYSVMDKAKIKATFDIEIPYWRDSLKVCIKKLATAQ, encoded by the coding sequence ATGCAAAATATCATCGTATTTGGAGCATCGGGACAATTGGGTAACTGTCTAAAAAAAGTAGCCGGCGATAGAGAAATAAGTTACATTCATTTCCTGCCTGAAGATGAGGCTGACATTCTGCGGAATGATTTGCTCAATATTGTTTTTGAAAAATACAGACCTGCCTTTGCTATCAATTGTGCTGCTTATACCGCTGTTGACAAAGCGGAAGACGACGTTGACCTGGCCCGGGCTATCAATAAAACCGGCGCCGCAAATCTTGCTAAGCAATGCAAAGCATACGGTGCCACCCTTGTGCAAATCTCAACTGATTTTATTTTTAAGGGAGATGTGGCATCACCACTCACAGAAGAAGCCATTGCCGAGCCTATCAGCGTATACGGTGTCACCAAACTGGAAGGCGAGCAGGCGATTGCAGAAATTCTTGATGAATACTATACAATCCGCACAAGCTGGCTATACTCCGAGTATGGCAACAATTTTGTAAAAACCATGTTGAAACTTGGTGCCGAGCGCGATGAGCTTAAGATCATTGCAGACCAGGTTGGCACACCAACATATGCCATTGACCTGGCAGAAGCAATTTTAGCTATCATAACAGCTGGTAAAAAAGCATATGGTATTTATCATTACAGTAATGAGGGTGTAACCTCATGGTATGACTTTGCCAAAGGCATCTTTGATATTTCAGGTACCGGTGTTAAAGTTTTTCCGATACGCACATCCGAATTTCCTACAAAGGCACAACGACCTGCATATTCGGTAATGGATAAAGCTAAGATCAAGGCCACGTTTGATATAGAGATCCCTTACTGGCGCGACAGCTTAAAAGTTTGTATTAAGAAATTGGCCACTGCACAATAA